Proteins found in one Leptospira terpstrae serovar Hualin str. LT 11-33 = ATCC 700639 genomic segment:
- a CDS encoding FMN-binding glutamate synthase family protein, with protein sequence MDAPHMDQILTWIDTYPLSSTLIGLFLFLVLVFLRDITQKTHTIQRNFPIVGRLRYFLEMIGPELRQYWVAHDKEERPFDRTERSWIYATAKGQNSNFGFGTTEIQYEPGYPIIKHKAFPYPEANAFIHNKDASCIPCLKVIGTKRKFPYRPYSIINISAMSFGSLGKNAIMALNRGARDSGAYHNTGEGGLSNYHREGADIVWQIGTGYFGARDHSGKFSLDVLKEKVGLNPCIKMIEIKLSQGAKPGKGGILPAKKVNAEIASIRHVEEGKDCISPNSHSEFTNVKELIQFIETIANGTGLPVGIKSAVGEIEFWEELAREMKQSSQGPDFITIDGGEGGTGAAPLTYADHVSLPFKIGFQRVYTLFQSQGLSEQIVWIGSGKLGFPDRAVVAIAMGCDLINVAREAMLSIGCIQAQKCHTDHCPAGVATQNWWLQRGVDPEIKGKRAAKYIQGFRKELLSLAHSCGYEHPGQFTGQDVEISMGMNRYQTLEGLLGYKRDEVKFTKLQDYTVFPKRQA encoded by the coding sequence ATGGACGCACCCCATATGGACCAGATACTTACTTGGATTGACACCTATCCCTTATCCTCCACACTAATTGGTTTGTTTTTGTTTCTTGTGTTAGTTTTCTTAAGAGACATCACTCAAAAAACGCACACGATTCAGAGAAACTTTCCTATTGTTGGACGGCTTCGTTATTTTTTAGAAATGATCGGACCGGAACTCAGACAGTATTGGGTTGCCCATGATAAAGAAGAACGTCCCTTTGATCGAACCGAACGTAGTTGGATTTATGCAACTGCTAAAGGCCAGAATAGTAACTTTGGATTTGGAACCACTGAAATCCAATACGAACCAGGTTACCCCATCATCAAACACAAAGCTTTCCCTTATCCAGAAGCAAATGCATTCATCCATAACAAAGATGCAAGTTGTATTCCCTGTTTGAAAGTCATTGGCACTAAACGAAAATTCCCTTATCGTCCCTATTCCATTATAAACATTTCTGCAATGTCCTTTGGGTCTCTTGGAAAAAATGCAATTATGGCACTCAACCGTGGTGCTAGGGATTCCGGTGCTTATCATAACACAGGGGAAGGTGGATTAAGTAATTACCATCGAGAAGGAGCTGATATCGTTTGGCAAATTGGAACTGGTTACTTTGGTGCCAGGGACCATTCCGGAAAATTTAGTTTGGATGTTTTAAAAGAGAAAGTGGGTTTGAACCCTTGCATCAAGATGATTGAAATAAAATTATCACAGGGCGCCAAACCAGGTAAAGGCGGAATTCTACCTGCTAAAAAAGTAAATGCAGAGATTGCTTCCATCCGTCATGTTGAAGAAGGTAAGGATTGTATTTCACCTAACTCCCATAGTGAGTTTACCAATGTAAAAGAACTCATTCAATTCATTGAAACCATTGCTAACGGTACAGGTCTCCCGGTAGGGATCAAAAGTGCGGTGGGTGAAATTGAATTTTGGGAAGAACTTGCACGTGAAATGAAACAAAGTTCACAAGGTCCTGATTTCATCACGATCGATGGTGGAGAAGGTGGAACAGGTGCTGCCCCCCTTACCTATGCTGACCATGTTTCCTTACCTTTTAAAATTGGATTCCAAAGAGTCTATACCCTCTTCCAAAGTCAGGGTTTGTCCGAACAAATTGTATGGATTGGTTCCGGAAAATTAGGTTTTCCTGATCGCGCAGTGGTTGCGATTGCCATGGGTTGTGACCTCATCAATGTGGCTAGAGAAGCCATGTTATCCATTGGTTGCATCCAAGCTCAGAAATGCCATACGGACCATTGTCCGGCCGGTGTTGCCACTCAGAATTGGTGGTTACAACGCGGTGTGGATCCAGAGATCAAAGGAAAACGTGCGGCAAAATACATCCAAGGGTTTCGAAAAGAACTCTTAAGTTTAGCACATTCTTGTGGATACGAACACCCAGGACAATTCACAGGCCAAGACGTAGAAATCAGCATGGGTATGAATCGTTATCAGACCTTAGAAGGATTACTTGGTTACAAACGAGACGAAGTCAAATTTACAAAGCTTCAAGATTATACGGTATTCCCGAAACGACAAGCCTAA
- a CDS encoding adenylate/guanylate cyclase domain-containing protein, whose product MKKLFLIFLLFHLGCLSEERNVKAETKKGYLDLSQHSFSDQPFVALNGEWKFFWNTAPSQIQESDSDLLLDLPKHWNGYKMDYGSLSGFGHASFRIKLKLDENLRETMALTVYEQDTSYAIYANGKYLGGSGKPGSNLNEYTPQVKSTIVVLPQTSEITIDLYVANYVHRKGGIWNDIVISSYTKAESRLTKRKINETMLSSILAFVGFFFLVMYFYNRDGKHTIGIFLFSLAVLLRTISTGERILLEFAELPYWFLLRLEYVSWYWSAPLLYHYFYTIFPEDFSKKMGTFFYTLSSVLTIGLLLPPVYFTETASIYPIAFVANGMIIFTYLYRAYQKKRMESKPLLLGMLLVLIAATNDVLHAESYIHTTYIAPASVVIFVFLQVMTFGRTVRQTMTKTLEFAQEQKQLSNSFSRFVPTEFLYHLGKTDIRYVDLGDQVQKRMTILFADIRSFTEFSETLTPKENFDFLNSYLQRVGPIIRHNNGFIDKFIGDAVMALFPYDINDAVKAAVEMQDAIRIYNGHRANCGYIPIEVGIGIHTGNLTLGILGEHKRMEGTVISDAVNLASRIEGITKLFSSRIVISADTFIEASEGLGYHYRLLDRVAIKGKTESVFVVEVLDGYEPEKASRLISSKDDYTLALDAFRRDDFEEALDGFSKLLDKNPDDSVSRLFLERCRDAKERTKTEFGS is encoded by the coding sequence ATGAAAAAGCTCTTTCTTATCTTCCTATTATTCCACCTCGGTTGTCTTTCAGAGGAAAGGAATGTCAAAGCAGAAACAAAGAAAGGGTATTTAGATCTTAGCCAACATTCGTTTTCGGACCAACCTTTTGTTGCACTGAATGGAGAATGGAAATTTTTCTGGAACACAGCACCTTCGCAAATACAAGAATCAGATTCTGATTTGTTATTAGACCTGCCCAAACATTGGAATGGTTACAAAATGGATTATGGTTCTCTTAGTGGATTTGGTCATGCTAGTTTCAGAATCAAGTTGAAACTGGATGAAAATCTTCGCGAAACCATGGCTCTCACTGTTTATGAGCAGGACACTTCGTACGCTATTTATGCCAATGGAAAGTATTTAGGTGGATCAGGAAAACCTGGATCCAATCTAAACGAATATACCCCACAAGTAAAATCTACCATCGTAGTTTTACCACAAACTTCAGAAATCACTATCGATCTTTATGTTGCCAACTATGTACATAGAAAGGGTGGGATTTGGAATGACATTGTCATTTCTTCATACACAAAAGCAGAAAGTCGACTCACCAAACGAAAGATCAACGAAACCATGTTATCTTCGATCCTTGCCTTTGTGGGCTTTTTCTTTTTGGTAATGTATTTTTACAATCGTGATGGCAAACATACCATTGGAATCTTTTTATTTTCATTAGCAGTTTTACTAAGGACCATCTCTACTGGAGAACGAATTCTATTAGAATTTGCTGAACTTCCTTATTGGTTTCTATTACGATTGGAATATGTTTCTTGGTACTGGTCTGCTCCACTACTCTATCATTATTTTTATACTATTTTTCCCGAAGATTTTTCTAAAAAAATGGGAACTTTCTTTTATACTCTTTCCTCAGTATTAACGATTGGACTTTTATTACCTCCTGTTTATTTTACAGAAACTGCATCTATCTACCCCATTGCTTTCGTTGCCAATGGAATGATTATTTTTACTTATTTGTATCGGGCTTACCAAAAAAAACGAATGGAATCCAAACCATTATTACTAGGAATGCTTTTGGTACTTATTGCTGCAACCAATGATGTCCTTCATGCAGAATCTTATATCCATACAACCTACATAGCTCCTGCGAGTGTGGTTATCTTTGTATTTTTACAAGTCATGACCTTTGGACGGACTGTTCGTCAAACCATGACAAAAACTCTGGAGTTTGCACAAGAACAAAAACAACTAAGCAATTCCTTTAGTCGTTTCGTTCCCACAGAGTTTTTATACCATTTAGGTAAAACCGATATCAGATACGTGGACTTAGGCGACCAGGTCCAAAAAAGAATGACAATACTCTTTGCAGATATCAGGTCCTTTACTGAATTTTCAGAAACACTCACTCCAAAAGAAAACTTTGATTTTTTGAATAGTTACTTACAAAGAGTAGGTCCTATCATTAGGCACAACAATGGATTTATCGATAAATTCATTGGTGATGCTGTTATGGCATTGTTTCCTTACGATATCAATGATGCCGTAAAAGCAGCTGTTGAAATGCAAGATGCCATTCGCATTTATAATGGCCATAGAGCGAACTGTGGATATATCCCTATCGAAGTGGGAATCGGGATCCATACGGGAAATCTCACCTTAGGTATCTTAGGTGAACACAAGCGGATGGAAGGAACCGTAATTTCCGATGCCGTCAACTTAGCTTCGCGTATTGAAGGTATCACCAAACTCTTTTCTTCTCGTATTGTGATCAGTGCAGATACTTTTATTGAAGCTTCCGAAGGATTAGGTTACCACTATAGGCTTCTTGACCGAGTCGCAATCAAAGGTAAAACCGAATCCGTTTTTGTTGTGGAAGTTTTGGATGGATACGAACCCGAAAAAGCATCCAGACTCATTTCTTCTAAAGATGATTATACTTTAGCATTGGATGCCTTCCGACGAGACGATTTTGAAGAAGCTTTGGATGGATTTTCAAAACTTTTGGATAAAAACCCCGATGATTCTGTCTCGAGGTTGTTTTTAGAACGTTGTAGAGACGCAAAAGAAAGAACAAAAACTGAATTTGGAAGTTAG
- a CDS encoding DMT family transporter, which yields MSKIRIFAFTLLSLTAFAANSLLCRLALKGSKIDASSFTSIRLLSGAVFLWILVLITQKKTKISGNWKSAFALFIYAACFSFAYVSLTAATGALLLFGAVQITMIGFGIWKGERLGIAKIIGILLAFGGLLFLLIPGVKSPSLLNSIFMITAGVAWGIYSLHGRSSKNPTSTTSGNFIKAVPFSIVLNIFMLNNSYSDSQGLLLAVLSGALASGAGYAIWYSVLPLLKSSNASVVQLIVPVFTSISGIIFIDEPLTLRIFIASILILFGIALVFLSKLQSNANA from the coding sequence ATGTCTAAAATCCGCATATTCGCTTTCACCTTATTATCATTAACTGCTTTTGCAGCAAATTCCCTACTATGTCGATTGGCGCTTAAAGGATCCAAAATTGATGCATCGAGTTTTACAAGCATAAGATTGCTATCTGGAGCTGTTTTTCTCTGGATATTAGTGTTAATAACTCAGAAAAAAACTAAAATTTCGGGCAACTGGAAATCTGCCTTTGCATTATTCATTTATGCTGCTTGTTTTTCTTTTGCTTATGTCAGTTTAACGGCAGCAACAGGAGCACTCTTGTTATTTGGCGCCGTTCAAATCACGATGATTGGATTCGGAATTTGGAAGGGGGAAAGGTTAGGTATTGCAAAAATAATTGGAATTCTATTAGCATTTGGTGGACTTCTTTTCTTATTAATCCCTGGAGTAAAGTCACCATCTTTATTAAACTCTATTTTTATGATTACCGCTGGCGTCGCTTGGGGAATATATTCATTGCACGGAAGAAGCTCCAAAAATCCAACCAGCACCACTTCGGGTAACTTTATAAAAGCGGTTCCATTTTCAATTGTATTGAATATTTTTATGTTAAATAATAGCTATTCTGATAGCCAAGGACTTTTATTAGCAGTTTTATCTGGTGCACTTGCTTCTGGTGCGGGTTATGCAATTTGGTATTCTGTATTGCCATTGTTAAAATCAAGCAATGCTTCTGTTGTCCAACTAATTGTCCCTGTCTTTACCTCCATAAGCGGAATTATTTTCATCGATGAGCCATTAACGTTAAGAATATTTATAGCATCAATATTGATTCTTTTCGGTATAGCGCTTGTATTCTTAAGTAAACTTCAATCAAATGCAAATGCATAG
- a CDS encoding LA_0442/LA_0875 N-terminal domain-containing protein: MRNLKLTLIIFLYFISPLSAVQTILLKQGKSIKGIVTNQNVDSVEVDTQNGKHMVISKKTVLKIIYKDLAESEEETIRKEEEEKRKLEKEKAIAAKQEEIRKRREELIRQESERKANEEGGDVVTHSLRDSFVLGSVADGNMITLAPDSAKCQTFHEYPEYFWLFGGLRFKEPDWNVLLPKDNRPVRIKQTSTWTDMAVTLLGGFLITVTRKTIVVDVCEGNGYRMVSDSEIKRIKDEAVEQIKTEQELKEAEEKYELEQLEKDLESLKKRK, from the coding sequence ATGCGAAACTTAAAACTAACCTTAATTATATTTTTATATTTCATTTCTCCCTTAAGTGCAGTTCAAACCATCCTTCTCAAACAAGGCAAATCCATCAAAGGAATTGTCACCAATCAAAATGTGGATAGTGTCGAAGTGGACACACAAAATGGAAAACACATGGTCATTTCCAAAAAAACCGTTTTGAAAATTATTTACAAAGATTTAGCGGAATCTGAAGAAGAAACAATTCGTAAAGAAGAAGAAGAAAAACGAAAACTTGAAAAAGAAAAAGCGATCGCTGCCAAACAAGAAGAGATTCGCAAACGCAGAGAAGAACTAATACGCCAAGAATCAGAAAGGAAAGCAAACGAAGAAGGTGGCGACGTAGTGACACATAGCCTTAGGGATTCCTTTGTTCTCGGTTCCGTTGCCGATGGGAACATGATTACTCTTGCACCAGACTCGGCTAAATGCCAAACCTTTCATGAGTATCCAGAATACTTTTGGTTATTTGGTGGTCTCCGCTTCAAAGAACCAGATTGGAATGTTCTCCTGCCAAAAGACAATCGTCCAGTGCGCATCAAACAAACTTCCACCTGGACAGACATGGCCGTTACCCTACTTGGTGGATTTTTAATCACAGTCACTCGTAAGACGATCGTAGTCGACGTTTGCGAGGGAAATGGATACCGCATGGTTTCTGATTCTGAAATCAAACGAATCAAAGACGAAGCTGTAGAACAAATCAAAACCGAACAAGAACTCAAAGAAGCAGAAGAAAAATACGAGTTAGAACAACTAGAGAAAGATTTAGAATCTTTGAAGAAAAGAAAGTAA
- the eat gene encoding ethanolamine permease, with the protein MKEDQKMHKVLHSVHLWGIAVGLVISGDYFGWNFGWSKASFWEFSFAVGWIATFYVLFALCFTELAASIPQSGGPSAYAKRALGDLFGLITGYLVLVEFLLAPPAIASALGGYIHFLFPVIPAFGAGIVMFCLLLLINLTGIKQTARFELLVTIVAVFGLLFYLAFLTPYVSFDRIPNFPKVSSLSWNSVFLSIPFAIWFFLAVEGVALASEEVRNPARDIPIGYTAGIFTLLCLAGLIFVFTASVVDIKEIAELDYPLSYVLQKLYGKDEIWPFVFTFIGLFGLVASLFGIILGNSRLIYAMAKEGYLPTYLSKLSHGSLVPQNAVISGGVLGIFCMCFLNTAELITISALGACGMYLLSLVSYFVLRKKEPEMVRPYKAPFYPVLPGVALILGIVACGSVCVSEPDLALGVLGFGVVLGIGYYLKLRKT; encoded by the coding sequence ATGAAAGAAGATCAAAAAATGCATAAAGTTCTACATTCTGTCCATTTATGGGGCATTGCTGTGGGGCTTGTTATTTCAGGCGACTACTTTGGCTGGAACTTTGGATGGTCCAAAGCTAGTTTTTGGGAATTCAGTTTTGCGGTAGGATGGATTGCAACTTTCTATGTACTATTTGCACTCTGTTTTACCGAACTGGCAGCAAGTATTCCACAGTCCGGAGGTCCTTCTGCTTATGCAAAACGGGCACTCGGCGATTTATTTGGACTGATCACGGGGTATTTGGTTCTTGTGGAATTTTTACTGGCACCTCCTGCCATAGCTTCGGCCCTCGGAGGTTACATCCATTTTCTTTTCCCCGTAATACCAGCATTTGGTGCCGGTATTGTGATGTTTTGTTTGTTGTTATTAATTAACCTAACCGGTATCAAACAAACTGCTCGGTTTGAACTTTTAGTAACCATCGTTGCCGTATTTGGGCTTTTGTTTTATTTGGCATTCCTTACGCCTTATGTTTCCTTCGATCGAATTCCGAATTTTCCTAAAGTCAGCTCCCTATCATGGAATTCTGTATTTCTTTCTATACCTTTTGCCATCTGGTTTTTTTTGGCAGTGGAAGGAGTTGCTTTAGCCTCCGAAGAAGTTCGAAATCCTGCAAGGGACATTCCCATTGGATATACTGCTGGAATATTTACATTACTTTGTTTGGCGGGACTTATCTTTGTTTTTACCGCTTCTGTCGTTGATATCAAAGAAATTGCTGAATTGGATTATCCTTTATCTTATGTATTACAGAAGTTATATGGAAAAGATGAAATCTGGCCGTTTGTATTTACGTTCATTGGTTTGTTTGGACTTGTAGCTTCCTTATTCGGAATCATACTTGGAAACTCACGTTTGATTTATGCGATGGCAAAAGAAGGATATTTACCAACCTATCTTTCAAAACTGAGTCATGGTTCATTGGTTCCCCAAAATGCAGTGATTAGTGGCGGGGTTTTGGGTATTTTTTGTATGTGTTTTTTAAACACTGCGGAACTCATCACCATATCGGCATTAGGTGCTTGTGGTATGTACCTTTTGAGTCTAGTCTCTTATTTTGTACTGCGTAAAAAAGAACCAGAGATGGTAAGACCTTATAAAGCTCCGTTTTACCCTGTGTTACCTGGAGTTGCACTGATTCTTGGAATTGTGGCTTGCGGTTCGGTTTGCGTTTCTGAACCTGATTTGGCGCTTGGGGTTTTAGGATTTGGAGTTGTATTAGGAATCGGTTACTACTTAAAACTAAGGAAAACCTAA
- a CDS encoding sensor histidine kinase, with product MEPVENFLVGLPDSEILHLVTSISRELVCLHEADGTYIYVSPNSEKIIGYKSEELIGKNPYDYFHPEERRLIQERSHQPLLRGEDNIHTTFRFLHKNGSYIWLQSDNRLTIHPTTGQKYLHTSSRDISEKIDTEANLALAERRFKTLFHDSPIGLVITGKKGYIDETNDSFANFLGYKSYEIVGKHFSEISAGEELEENLKYRDEVQKGIIDNYSIEKQYLHKSGKKVWAYITVTVLRDEMGYPIHYLAQIIDINERKKSETLLLENNDRLRATTNSLLTQNKQLQAYNQIISHHLRAPVSNLRSLLDLMKETNDLKEIREIEDHLEVVTETLETVLSELISTLKIQNSDHYKPERVAIDQSFSNVIHLMEGELAEKQVEIQSDFSGGETIFFSKEFLETIFLNLLNNSLRYAQPGRNLRISVESFQIGAQTTISFSDNGSGIDLERYGDQIFQLRKTFHRHISGKGLGLFLIKYKMESVGGRIEVRSKPGEGATFLLHFPEGSETK from the coding sequence ATGGAACCAGTGGAAAATTTCCTTGTGGGACTTCCCGATTCTGAGATACTTCATTTAGTAACATCCATTAGTCGAGAGTTGGTATGTTTACATGAAGCCGACGGTACATACATATACGTTAGCCCCAACTCAGAAAAAATTATTGGCTACAAATCCGAGGAACTGATTGGCAAAAATCCTTACGATTATTTTCACCCTGAGGAAAGAAGACTCATCCAAGAAAGGTCTCACCAACCTCTCCTTCGCGGAGAAGATAATATTCACACTACTTTTCGTTTTTTGCATAAAAACGGAAGTTATATTTGGCTACAGTCTGACAATCGTTTAACGATTCATCCTACTACCGGACAAAAATATTTACATACATCTTCAAGAGATATTTCTGAAAAAATTGATACCGAAGCAAACTTAGCACTTGCAGAACGTAGGTTCAAAACCTTATTTCATGATTCTCCGATTGGACTTGTTATCACCGGGAAAAAAGGATACATTGATGAAACAAATGATTCTTTTGCCAACTTTTTAGGTTACAAAAGTTACGAGATTGTGGGGAAACATTTTTCCGAAATCAGTGCCGGGGAAGAACTCGAAGAAAATTTAAAATATAGAGACGAAGTTCAAAAAGGAATCATCGATAATTATTCGATTGAAAAACAATACCTTCATAAATCAGGAAAAAAAGTTTGGGCCTATATAACGGTCACTGTACTTCGCGATGAAATGGGTTATCCCATCCACTACTTGGCGCAAATCATTGATATTAATGAAAGGAAAAAATCAGAAACACTCCTTCTTGAAAATAATGATCGTTTAAGGGCCACAACCAATTCTCTTTTGACCCAAAACAAACAGCTGCAAGCTTATAACCAAATCATCTCTCACCATTTACGAGCACCTGTAAGTAATCTAAGAAGCCTTCTGGATTTAATGAAAGAGACAAATGATCTAAAAGAAATTAGAGAAATTGAAGATCATTTAGAAGTGGTAACAGAAACTCTAGAAACTGTTCTATCTGAACTCATCAGCACTTTAAAAATCCAAAATTCTGACCATTACAAACCCGAGCGAGTGGCCATTGACCAATCTTTTTCCAATGTGATTCATCTGATGGAAGGAGAATTGGCAGAAAAGCAGGTGGAAATCCAATCAGATTTTTCTGGAGGGGAAACCATTTTCTTTTCCAAAGAGTTCCTAGAGACAATTTTCCTAAATTTACTCAACAATTCTCTCCGTTATGCCCAACCGGGTCGAAATTTGCGTATTTCCGTCGAATCCTTTCAAATTGGGGCTCAAACCACTATTTCCTTTTCTGACAACGGATCTGGGATCGATTTAGAAAGATATGGTGATCAAATTTTTCAGCTAAGAAAGACTTTTCATCGTCATATCAGTGGCAAGGGACTAGGATTGTTTTTGATTAAATACAAAATGGAATCAGTTGGTGGACGAATTGAAGTGCGCTCCAAACCAGGAGAAGGTGCGACTTTCCTTCTTCACTTTCCGGAAGGAAGTGAAACCAAATGA
- a CDS encoding response regulator, translating to MTPKICVIDDDTIYQFTTKKIISNAGIKEEVLIFSDAENALEFFNTESENRDKLPDIIFLDINMPFMDGWQFLDAFAKIVPRFPKSIEVFLVSSSVDEADTDRAAKIPLISGYIFKPFTKEKLWESLSRIQS from the coding sequence ATGACTCCAAAGATCTGTGTTATTGACGATGATACAATTTACCAATTCACGACCAAAAAAATCATCTCCAATGCAGGAATCAAAGAGGAGGTGCTAATTTTTTCAGATGCCGAAAACGCACTCGAGTTTTTCAATACAGAATCTGAAAACAGAGACAAACTTCCTGATATCATCTTTTTAGATATCAATATGCCTTTTATGGACGGCTGGCAATTTTTAGATGCTTTCGCAAAGATCGTACCCCGATTTCCAAAATCAATAGAAGTGTTTCTCGTTAGTTCTTCCGTTGATGAGGCCGATACTGATCGCGCAGCAAAAATCCCTCTCATCTCTGGGTATATTTTCAAACCGTTTACAAAAGAAAAACTTTGGGAATCTTTGTCTCGCATCCAATCTTAG
- a CDS encoding DUF3332 family protein, translated as MKKKLKTALVGLLSIGLLSNCFGKFGAIKAVYSFNGNIQIGSGKLASFFRSLLMIFPLYFAYGIGSFLDIFIFNLIEFWTDRNPIAMAEYDFDGKLVKEFKQDGQTITLTYTEWGKVLKLEAPTQKGIEPVYFLKEKPEKAFRMINGKYVEILQTSGPILPPADIKHI; from the coding sequence ATGAAAAAAAAATTAAAAACAGCTCTCGTGGGACTTTTGTCCATTGGCTTACTTTCCAATTGTTTTGGAAAATTTGGTGCGATCAAAGCAGTATACTCCTTTAACGGAAATATCCAAATTGGATCTGGTAAACTCGCAAGTTTCTTTCGTTCCCTTTTAATGATCTTCCCACTATACTTTGCTTATGGAATTGGAAGTTTTTTAGACATCTTTATTTTCAACCTAATTGAGTTTTGGACTGATAGAAATCCAATCGCAATGGCTGAATATGATTTTGATGGAAAGTTAGTTAAAGAATTCAAACAAGATGGCCAAACCATTACTCTTACTTATACTGAATGGGGTAAGGTTTTGAAATTAGAAGCGCCTACACAAAAAGGGATTGAACCTGTTTACTTCCTAAAAGAAAAACCGGAAAAAGCATTCCGTATGATCAATGGAAAGTATGTGGAAATCCTCCAAACTAGCGGACCGATCCTCCCTCCAGCTGACATAAAACACATTTAA
- a CDS encoding single-stranded DNA-binding protein — MKNLSYIILDGNLTADPEEKTIAGGKTLANFTVAVNHTSNNQEGKDKEEVSFFEVEAWEKLGENCVEFLRKGSKVTVMGNLKQNRWKTSEGENKSKFRVIASTVRFDSIRKKEEKVA, encoded by the coding sequence ATGAAAAATCTATCGTACATCATTCTGGACGGAAATCTAACTGCTGATCCAGAAGAAAAAACAATTGCCGGAGGTAAAACTTTGGCAAATTTCACAGTTGCTGTCAACCACACATCTAACAACCAAGAAGGGAAAGACAAGGAAGAAGTTTCTTTCTTTGAAGTAGAAGCCTGGGAAAAACTAGGTGAAAACTGTGTAGAATTCCTAAGAAAAGGAAGCAAAGTTACTGTGATGGGAAACTTAAAACAGAACCGTTGGAAAACTTCGGAGGGTGAAAACAAATCCAAATTTCGAGTGATTGCTTCTACTGTTCGATTTGATAGCATTCGAAAGAAAGAGGAAAAGGTCGCTTAG